One region of Malania oleifera isolate guangnan ecotype guangnan chromosome 6, ASM2987363v1, whole genome shotgun sequence genomic DNA includes:
- the LOC131157161 gene encoding uncharacterized protein LOC131157161, with product MSSGGAFGGNRGLRPVPPEKGVFPLDHMHECDLEKKDYINCLKSSGHQSEKCRRFSKKYLECRMEKNLMAKQEMSELGFGKESGAEALEKASGRVDS from the exons ATGAGCTCAG GTGGCGCATTTGGTGGGAACAGGGGATTGAGACCAGTGCCACCAGAAAAGGGGGTGTTCCCCTTAGATCACATGCACGAATGTGACCTG GAGAAGAAAGACTACATCAATTGCCTCAAATCTTCTGGCCATCAATCTGAAAAATGTAGGCGCTTCTCAAAGAAGTATCTGGAATGCCGTATGGAAAA GAACTTGATGGCAAAGCAGGAAATGTCTGAACTTGGATTTGGAAAGGAGAGTGGGGCAGAAGCTCTTGAGAAGGCTAGTGGGAGAGTTGATAGTTGA
- the LOC131157162 gene encoding protein MODIFIED TRANSPORT TO THE VACUOLE 1 has product MDSSRRAVESYWRSRMIDAATSDEDKVTPVYKLEEICELLRSSSVGIVKEMCEFILKRLDHKSPIVKQKALRLIKYAVGKSGVEFRREMQRNSVAVRQLLHYKGLLDALKGDALNKAVRDTAQETISAIFSVEDSKPAPSEDLTRRIQGFGNTNFEMPLDDKKSFLSEVVGIGSASIKQGLSSFTQAHSVRKNDNGSYRSPNLRRSLTTEIDYHDRYEKVEHPSQNQGSFGISKNVSSGPWVQDLRITNTELTDGDSGTSHTESKTREDKLLETIVTSGGVRLQPTRDAIQVFLVEAAKLDALALSHSLESRLQSQMWQVRMKALCVLESILRKKEDEHFLIVASYFSENKNVVVKCSESPQASLREKANKVLSLLGGEERGSVVNHVEKPATVETATVIQMPDLIDTGDPDDYHEREDSTEKQIDQSGSNLPTPTTPLIDDIFGDSLGTGVTTTVQKIDDDPFADVSFHTSESREPVDDLFSGMTVDDKPSANANENHLAGNKKGPELFDIFGSNPEHPQEQEKHKNLHYLMDGLSINENDSKMKQKETSSGTLSETIFPDSSINPGHQASNEALNGPLASQMAGVNPNLVFPLGSTPYNIPPGIMFNPAFPSQPINYGAMGSLFTQPQLLATMSNFQQMGHLSSQAASFGHAGEMKGGYSPPLPDIFNPNMPTHTANPMMSSSKKEETKAFDFISDHLAAARDTKRVI; this is encoded by the exons GCTTTGAGGTTGATAAAATATGCAGTGGGAAAATCAGGAGTGGAGTTCAGGAGGGAAATGCAAAGAAATTCGGTTGCTGTGCGACAGTTACTTCACTACAAGGGGCTGTTGGATGCGTTGAAGGGGGATGCGTTAAATAAAGCTGTGCGGGACACAGCTCAGGAGACCATTTCTGCTATTTTCTCCGTGGAGGACAGCAAGCCGGCACCTTCAGAAGATCTTACTAGACGAATACAAGGGTTTGGCAATACAAACTTTGAGATGCCATTGGATGATAAGAAGTCATTTCTTAGTGAGGTAGTTGGTATTGGGAGTGCTTCTATAAAGCAAGGACTCAGTAGTTTCACTCAAGCACATTCAGTGAGGAAGAATGACAATGGGAGTTACAGGAGCCCAAATCTTCGCAGGTCTTTGACTACAGAAATTGACTACCATGATAGATATGAGAAGGTTGAACATCCCAGTCAAAATCAGGGTAGTTTTGGGATATCAAAGAATGTAAGCAGTGGACCTTGGGTCCAGGATTTGAGAATAACCAATACGGAGTTGACTGATGGGGATTCTGGAACAAGCCATACAGAGAGTAAGACTCGTGAGGACAAATTACTGGAGACAATTGTAACATCTGGCGGTGTCCGTCTACAACCCACTCGTGATGCCATCCAGGTTTTCCTTGTGGAGGCTGCTAAGTTGGACGCATTGGCTTTAAGTCATTCCCTTGAATCAAGGCTGCAATCACAGATGTGGCAG GTCCGCATGAAAGCTCTCTGCGTCCTGGAGTCAATTTTGAGGAAGAAGGAAGATGAACATTTTCTGATTGTAGCTTcatattttagtgaaaataaaaatgttgttgtaaagTGTTCAGAGTCTCCGCAAGCTTCTTTACGGGAAAAAGCAAATAAG GTCTTAAGCCTTCTAGGTGGAGAAGAAAGAGGCAGTGTAGTGAATCATGTAGAAAAGCCAGCAACTGTTGAAACAGCTACCGTAATTCAGATGCCTGACTTAATAGACACAGGTGATCCAGATGACTATCATGAAAGAGAAGATTCTACAGAAAAGCAGATCGATCAAAGTGGTTCAAACTTGCCAACACCAACCACTCCTCTAATCGATGATATATTTGGAGATAGTCTTGGCACTGGTGTAACCACCACTGTACAAAAAATTGATGATGACCCCTTTGCAGATGTCTCATTTCATACCAGTGAGAGTAGAGAGCCTGTGGATGACCTTTTTTCAGGGATGACTGTGGATGACAAACCCAGTGCTAATGCTAATGAGAATCATCTGGCAGGAAATAAAAAGGGACCAGAGCTATTCGATATTTTTGGGTCCAATCCTGAACATCCACAGGAGCAAGAAAAGCATAAGAATCTTCATTATTTAATGGATGGTTTGTCCATCAATGAAAACGACTCAAAGATGAAGCAGAAAGAGACCAGCTCTGGGACACTTTCTGAAACAATCTTCCCAGATTCTAGCATTAATCCTGGTCATCAAGCATCTAATGAGGCTTTGAATGGTCCACTCGCTTCTCAAATGGCTGGGGTGAATCCAAATCTTGTGTTTCCTTTGGGTTCTACGCCATATAATATACCCCCAGGCATTATGTTCAATCCAGCTTTTCCTTCTCAGCCAATAAATTATGGTGCCATGGGGAGTTTATTTACTCAACCGCAGCTTCTAGCAACAATGTCTAATTTCCAACAAATGGGACACTTAAGCTCTCAAGCTGCCAGTTTTGGTCATGCTGGTGAAATGAAAGGAGGATATTCTCCACCTCTTCCTGATATTTTCAATCCAAACATGCCAACTCATACAGCCAATCCAATGATGAGTAGTTCCAAGAAAGAAGAGACGAAAGCATTTGATTTTATCTCG GATCATTTGGCAGCAGCTCGTGATACAAAGAGGGTGATTTAA